A stretch of the Macaca mulatta isolate MMU2019108-1 chromosome 14, T2T-MMU8v2.0, whole genome shotgun sequence genome encodes the following:
- the DNAJB13 gene encoding dnaJ homolog subfamily B member 13 isoform X1 yields the protein MLETMGKPVKGYARRGTWSENVSEGRHGWRFSCERPKPAPGMRRETTELWGWRRSECGHWKSRRRYRRLALKHHPLKSNEPSSAEIFRQIAEAFDVLSDPVKRGIYDKFGEEGLKGGIPLEFGSQTPWTTGYVFHGKPEKVFHEFFGGNNPFSEFFDAEGSEVDLNFGGLQGRGVKKQDPPIERDLYLSLEDLFFGCTKKIKISRRVLNEDGYSSTIKDKILTIDVKPGWRQGTRITFEKEGDQGPNIIPADIIFIVKEKLHPRFRRENDNLFFVNPIPLGKALTCCTVEVKTLDDRLLNIPINDIIHPKYFKKVPGEGMPLPEDPTKKGDLFIFFDIQFPTRLTPQKKQMLRQALLT from the exons ATGCTGGAGACAATGGGGAAACCAGTGAAGGGTTATGCCAGGAGAGGGACCTGGTCAGAAAATGTTTCAGAAGGCCGGCATG GATGGAGATTTAGCTGTGAGAGACCGAAGCCTGCCCCTGGGATGAGAAGAGAAACCACGGAACTCTGGGGATGGCGGCGAAGCGAGTGTGGGCACTGGAAAAGCAGGCGGAG GTACCGCAGACTCGCCCTTAAGCACCACCCGTTGAAGTCAAATGAGCCGTCTTCAGCAGAGATTTTCAGGCAAATAGCAGAGGCCTTCGACGTGCTGAGTGACC CCGTGAAGAGAGGCATCTACGACAAGTTTGGAGAGGAGGGCCTGAAGGGTGGGATTCCTTTGGAGTTTGGATCTCAGACCCCATGGACAACTGGTTACGTCTTCCACGGCAAACCCGAAAAGGTGTTCCACGAGTTCTTCGGTGGAAACAACCCCTTCAGTG AGTTTTTTGATGCAGAAGGAAGTGAGGTGGATTTGAACTTTGGGGGGCTCCAGGGCCGAGGGGTCAAGAAGCAGGACCCCCCAATCGAACGGGATCTCTACCTGTCCCTGGAGGACTTATTCTTTGGCTGCACCAAAAAAATTAAGATCTCCAGAAGG GTGCTGAATGAGGATGGGTACTCCTCCACCATCAAGGACAAGATCCTGACCATTGATGTGAAGCCTGGTTGGAGGCAGGGCACACGCATCACCTTTGAGAAGGAAGGGGACCAG GGCCCCAACATCATCCCAGCAGACATCATTTTCATCGTAAAGGAGAAGCTACACCCTCGCTTCCGCAGGGAGAATGACAACCTCTTCTTCGTGAACCCCATCCCTCTGGGCAAG GCTCTCACCTGCTGCACTGTGGAGGTGAAGACTCTAGATGACCGTCTGCTCAACATCCCCATCAATGACATCATCCA CCCCAAATACTTCAAGAAGGTGCCAGGTGAGGGGATGCCATTGCCGGAGGACCCCACTAAGAAGGGGGATCTCTTCATCTTCTTCGACATCCAGTTCCCCACCCGCCTCACACCCCAGAAGAAGCAGATGCTGCGCCAGGCATTGCTGACATGA
- the DNAJB13 gene encoding dnaJ homolog subfamily B member 13 isoform X3 codes for MGQDYYSVLQITRNSEDAQIKQAYRRLALKHHPLKSNEPSSAEIFRQIAEAFDVLSDPVKRGIYDKFGEEGLKGGIPLEFGSQTPWTTGYVFHGKPEKVFHEFFGGNNPFSEFFDAEGSEVDLNFGGLQGRGVKKQDPPIERDLYLSLEDLFFGCTKKIKISRRVLNEDGYSSTIKDKILTIDVKPGWRQGTRITFEKEGDQGPNIIPADIIFIVKEKLHPRFRRENDNLFFVNPIPLGKALTCCTVEVKTLDDRLLNIPINDIIHPKYFKKVPGEGMPLPEDPTKKGDLFIFFDIQFPTRLTPQKKQMLRQALLT; via the exons ATGGGCCAGGATTATTACTCTGTGCTCCAGATCACTCGCAATTCAGAAGATGCCCAGATCAAGCAGGC GTACCGCAGACTCGCCCTTAAGCACCACCCGTTGAAGTCAAATGAGCCGTCTTCAGCAGAGATTTTCAGGCAAATAGCAGAGGCCTTCGACGTGCTGAGTGACC CCGTGAAGAGAGGCATCTACGACAAGTTTGGAGAGGAGGGCCTGAAGGGTGGGATTCCTTTGGAGTTTGGATCTCAGACCCCATGGACAACTGGTTACGTCTTCCACGGCAAACCCGAAAAGGTGTTCCACGAGTTCTTCGGTGGAAACAACCCCTTCAGTG AGTTTTTTGATGCAGAAGGAAGTGAGGTGGATTTGAACTTTGGGGGGCTCCAGGGCCGAGGGGTCAAGAAGCAGGACCCCCCAATCGAACGGGATCTCTACCTGTCCCTGGAGGACTTATTCTTTGGCTGCACCAAAAAAATTAAGATCTCCAGAAGG GTGCTGAATGAGGATGGGTACTCCTCCACCATCAAGGACAAGATCCTGACCATTGATGTGAAGCCTGGTTGGAGGCAGGGCACACGCATCACCTTTGAGAAGGAAGGGGACCAG GGCCCCAACATCATCCCAGCAGACATCATTTTCATCGTAAAGGAGAAGCTACACCCTCGCTTCCGCAGGGAGAATGACAACCTCTTCTTCGTGAACCCCATCCCTCTGGGCAAG GCTCTCACCTGCTGCACTGTGGAGGTGAAGACTCTAGATGACCGTCTGCTCAACATCCCCATCAATGACATCATCCA CCCCAAATACTTCAAGAAGGTGCCAGGTGAGGGGATGCCATTGCCGGAGGACCCCACTAAGAAGGGGGATCTCTTCATCTTCTTCGACATCCAGTTCCCCACCCGCCTCACACCCCAGAAGAAGCAGATGCTGCGCCAGGCATTGCTGACATGA
- the DNAJB13 gene encoding dnaJ homolog subfamily B member 13 isoform X4, whose protein sequence is MQERSREQQRRTVSEARGRGRGLDLRARYLSFMLETMGKPVKGYARRGTWSENVSEGRHGWRFSCERPKPAPGMRRETTELWGWRRSECGHWKSRRRYRRLALKHHPLKSNEPSSAEIFRQIAEAFDVLSDPVKRGIYDKFGEEGLKGGIPLEFGSQTPWTTGYVFHGKPEKVFHEFFGGNNPFSEFFDAEGSEVDLNFGGLQGRGVKKQDPPIERDLYLSLEDLFFGCTKKIKISRRVLNEDGYSSTIKDKILTIDVKPGWRQGTRITFEKEGDQGCHAWSY, encoded by the exons ATGCAGGAGAGGTCAAGGGAGCAGCAAAGGAGAACAGTGAGTGAGGCCAGAGGAAGAGGCAGGGGCTTGGATCTTAGAGCGAGATATCTGAGTTTTATGCTGGAGACAATGGGGAAACCAGTGAAGGGTTATGCCAGGAGAGGGACCTGGTCAGAAAATGTTTCAGAAGGCCGGCATG GATGGAGATTTAGCTGTGAGAGACCGAAGCCTGCCCCTGGGATGAGAAGAGAAACCACGGAACTCTGGGGATGGCGGCGAAGCGAGTGTGGGCACTGGAAAAGCAGGCGGAG GTACCGCAGACTCGCCCTTAAGCACCACCCGTTGAAGTCAAATGAGCCGTCTTCAGCAGAGATTTTCAGGCAAATAGCAGAGGCCTTCGACGTGCTGAGTGACC CCGTGAAGAGAGGCATCTACGACAAGTTTGGAGAGGAGGGCCTGAAGGGTGGGATTCCTTTGGAGTTTGGATCTCAGACCCCATGGACAACTGGTTACGTCTTCCACGGCAAACCCGAAAAGGTGTTCCACGAGTTCTTCGGTGGAAACAACCCCTTCAGTG AGTTTTTTGATGCAGAAGGAAGTGAGGTGGATTTGAACTTTGGGGGGCTCCAGGGCCGAGGGGTCAAGAAGCAGGACCCCCCAATCGAACGGGATCTCTACCTGTCCCTGGAGGACTTATTCTTTGGCTGCACCAAAAAAATTAAGATCTCCAGAAGG GTGCTGAATGAGGATGGGTACTCCTCCACCATCAAGGACAAGATCCTGACCATTGATGTGAAGCCTGGTTGGAGGCAGGGCACACGCATCACCTTTGAGAAGGAAGGGGACCAG GGGTGTCATGCCTGGAGTTACTAG
- the DNAJB13 gene encoding dnaJ homolog subfamily B member 13 isoform X2, which produces MASRQLEVVFGSGKWSGSGWRFSCERPKPAPGMRRETTELWGWRRSECGHWKSRRRYRRLALKHHPLKSNEPSSAEIFRQIAEAFDVLSDPVKRGIYDKFGEEGLKGGIPLEFGSQTPWTTGYVFHGKPEKVFHEFFGGNNPFSEFFDAEGSEVDLNFGGLQGRGVKKQDPPIERDLYLSLEDLFFGCTKKIKISRRVLNEDGYSSTIKDKILTIDVKPGWRQGTRITFEKEGDQGPNIIPADIIFIVKEKLHPRFRRENDNLFFVNPIPLGKALTCCTVEVKTLDDRLLNIPINDIIHPKYFKKVPGEGMPLPEDPTKKGDLFIFFDIQFPTRLTPQKKQMLRQALLT; this is translated from the exons ATGGCAAGTAGACAGTTGGAGGTAGTCTTTGGCTCAGGGAAGTGGTCTGGTTCAGGATGGAGATTTAGCTGTGAGAGACCGAAGCCTGCCCCTGGGATGAGAAGAGAAACCACGGAACTCTGGGGATGGCGGCGAAGCGAGTGTGGGCACTGGAAAAGCAGGCGGAG GTACCGCAGACTCGCCCTTAAGCACCACCCGTTGAAGTCAAATGAGCCGTCTTCAGCAGAGATTTTCAGGCAAATAGCAGAGGCCTTCGACGTGCTGAGTGACC CCGTGAAGAGAGGCATCTACGACAAGTTTGGAGAGGAGGGCCTGAAGGGTGGGATTCCTTTGGAGTTTGGATCTCAGACCCCATGGACAACTGGTTACGTCTTCCACGGCAAACCCGAAAAGGTGTTCCACGAGTTCTTCGGTGGAAACAACCCCTTCAGTG AGTTTTTTGATGCAGAAGGAAGTGAGGTGGATTTGAACTTTGGGGGGCTCCAGGGCCGAGGGGTCAAGAAGCAGGACCCCCCAATCGAACGGGATCTCTACCTGTCCCTGGAGGACTTATTCTTTGGCTGCACCAAAAAAATTAAGATCTCCAGAAGG GTGCTGAATGAGGATGGGTACTCCTCCACCATCAAGGACAAGATCCTGACCATTGATGTGAAGCCTGGTTGGAGGCAGGGCACACGCATCACCTTTGAGAAGGAAGGGGACCAG GGCCCCAACATCATCCCAGCAGACATCATTTTCATCGTAAAGGAGAAGCTACACCCTCGCTTCCGCAGGGAGAATGACAACCTCTTCTTCGTGAACCCCATCCCTCTGGGCAAG GCTCTCACCTGCTGCACTGTGGAGGTGAAGACTCTAGATGACCGTCTGCTCAACATCCCCATCAATGACATCATCCA CCCCAAATACTTCAAGAAGGTGCCAGGTGAGGGGATGCCATTGCCGGAGGACCCCACTAAGAAGGGGGATCTCTTCATCTTCTTCGACATCCAGTTCCCCACCCGCCTCACACCCCAGAAGAAGCAGATGCTGCGCCAGGCATTGCTGACATGA
- the DNAJB13 gene encoding dnaJ homolog subfamily B member 13 isoform X5, translating into MGQDYYSVLQITRNSEDAQIKQAYRRLALKHHPLKSNEPSSAEIFRQIAEAFDVLSDQFFDAEGSEVDLNFGGLQGRGVKKQDPPIERDLYLSLEDLFFGCTKKIKISRRVLNEDGYSSTIKDKILTIDVKPGWRQGTRITFEKEGDQGPNIIPADIIFIVKEKLHPRFRRENDNLFFVNPIPLGKALTCCTVEVKTLDDRLLNIPINDIIHPKYFKKVPGEGMPLPEDPTKKGDLFIFFDIQFPTRLTPQKKQMLRQALLT; encoded by the exons ATGGGCCAGGATTATTACTCTGTGCTCCAGATCACTCGCAATTCAGAAGATGCCCAGATCAAGCAGGC GTACCGCAGACTCGCCCTTAAGCACCACCCGTTGAAGTCAAATGAGCCGTCTTCAGCAGAGATTTTCAGGCAAATAGCAGAGGCCTTCGACGTGCTGAGTGACC AGTTTTTTGATGCAGAAGGAAGTGAGGTGGATTTGAACTTTGGGGGGCTCCAGGGCCGAGGGGTCAAGAAGCAGGACCCCCCAATCGAACGGGATCTCTACCTGTCCCTGGAGGACTTATTCTTTGGCTGCACCAAAAAAATTAAGATCTCCAGAAGG GTGCTGAATGAGGATGGGTACTCCTCCACCATCAAGGACAAGATCCTGACCATTGATGTGAAGCCTGGTTGGAGGCAGGGCACACGCATCACCTTTGAGAAGGAAGGGGACCAG GGCCCCAACATCATCCCAGCAGACATCATTTTCATCGTAAAGGAGAAGCTACACCCTCGCTTCCGCAGGGAGAATGACAACCTCTTCTTCGTGAACCCCATCCCTCTGGGCAAG GCTCTCACCTGCTGCACTGTGGAGGTGAAGACTCTAGATGACCGTCTGCTCAACATCCCCATCAATGACATCATCCA CCCCAAATACTTCAAGAAGGTGCCAGGTGAGGGGATGCCATTGCCGGAGGACCCCACTAAGAAGGGGGATCTCTTCATCTTCTTCGACATCCAGTTCCCCACCCGCCTCACACCCCAGAAGAAGCAGATGCTGCGCCAGGCATTGCTGACATGA
- the DNAJB13 gene encoding dnaJ homolog subfamily B member 13 isoform X6 has translation MQERSREQQRRTVSEARGRGRGLDLRARYLSFMLETMGKPVKGYARRGTWSENVSEGRHGWRFSCERPKPAPGMRRETTELWGWRRSECGHWKSRRRYRRLALKHHPLKSNEPSSAEIFRQIAEAFDVLSDPPPPISAPKVGRLLKVMPIHSREERHLRQVWRGGPEGWDSFGVWISDPMDNWLRLPRQTRKGVPRVLRWKQPLQWHETRRWTHKGCCRKTQYFHDSAHQLQTEPWRDACRLLPASQVAQGLPDEQN, from the exons ATGCAGGAGAGGTCAAGGGAGCAGCAAAGGAGAACAGTGAGTGAGGCCAGAGGAAGAGGCAGGGGCTTGGATCTTAGAGCGAGATATCTGAGTTTTATGCTGGAGACAATGGGGAAACCAGTGAAGGGTTATGCCAGGAGAGGGACCTGGTCAGAAAATGTTTCAGAAGGCCGGCATG GATGGAGATTTAGCTGTGAGAGACCGAAGCCTGCCCCTGGGATGAGAAGAGAAACCACGGAACTCTGGGGATGGCGGCGAAGCGAGTGTGGGCACTGGAAAAGCAGGCGGAG GTACCGCAGACTCGCCCTTAAGCACCACCCGTTGAAGTCAAATGAGCCGTCTTCAGCAGAGATTTTCAGGCAAATAGCAGAGGCCTTCGACGTGCTGAGTGACC CCCCTCCACCTATCTCAGCCCCCAAAGTTGGACGCCTCCTCAAGGTGATGCCCATCCACAGCCGTGAAGAGAGGCATCTACGACAAGTTTGGAGAGGAGGGCCTGAAGGGTGGGATTCCTTTGGAGTTTGGATCTCAGACCCCATGGACAACTGGTTACGTCTTCCACGGCAAACCCGAAAAGGTGTTCCACGAGTTCTTCGGTGGAAACAACCCCTTCAGTG GCATGAAACTCGTAGGTGGACACACAAAGGCTGCTGCAGAAAAACCCAGTATTTCCACGACAGTGCTCACCAGCTCCAGACAGAGCCATGGAGAGATGCCTGCCGCCTTCTtcccgcctcccaagtagctcagggTTTACCTGATGAACAGAATTAA